The sequence AAAAATACATCTAATCTGAGGGTACAAGAAAAACAATCTTGTTTCTATCTTTTACTCACCTGGGGTCTGACGAGCCCTCTTTTTGGCCCTTGTAGCTCTCTTTTTAACTTGCTTCTCCTCTTTGATCTCTTCACTAggttcctcttcctcctcctcccctaCTTCGTCCACAGTTACAAAGTTCATCTTGCGGAGCTCATCCAGGTCACAGGCATCCTCTTCTTGGCTTGGTGATTTCACAGGCTCCTCTGGTATGATTTGTGTTGTTTTGCTGGGACTGGTTGGCTTGGCTTCACTCTGCTCCAATTCCTCAATCTCCTCATCATCTCCTTTGGCCTCATCCAAAGTTACAAGAGTCTGAAAGGACAAACAAGAGGCCATGTAAACATACAGTAAAGAACTAAACCAAACCAAGGTAGccttaatgatgtttttaaacaatttcaGTGGTCCAGTTGTCAACCAAAAAAAGAACAGACCTCAGGGTTGAATGAGTCAAACTCCTCCTCTTCATCAACAATCTCATCCAGTGTGACCAGGCCTTGAAGTTCTTTGTCCAACTGGTATTCTTCACCCCCAGTTTCATCATCTCCAACCTCATCAACTGTTAAAAGTGCCTCAGGTACTTCATCAGCCTTTGAATGCTGATCCTCATTTGATTCATCAAGATACTCTTCTTCACCCTCACTGACCTCATCAAGAGTAACCAAAGCATCATGGGATGGAAGTTCAGAGATTGCCTCATCTTTACTGTCAATCTCTGGGGCAGATGTTTCAGGCTGCTCGGGATGGTCATCTTCTGACTTCACTAATGTTTCTGTAGAAGTTGGTGGGCAGCCTTCCTTCTCTGAAGGAGAGGAGGAAACTGACTGGCTTGGATCAAATTTATCCAAGACCCCATTGTCAGTGCTTTCTTTTGAATGGGTCTCAACATTGGCATCCATCTCGGCTGAAACACTTTCTGCTACAATACAAAGCTCTCCTGTCTCACTCTTAACAACAGCAGTTTCCATCCCATCTGTTCCCAATGGTTTATCAACACTCTCTTCCTGAAGCTCATGCTCTTCTGGTTTTTGAGATGCAACCACTTCCACTACTGGTGTGGAATCTTCAGTCTTGATGTCCATTTTGTCTGTACATTCAATAACTCCAGGATCCCTGGTCTCAGAAGGTATAATCTTGTCAGTATGTTCTGATGTATTAGCTTGATTTGACTGTGCAATGGGAGAGATGATAGTATGGAGATCAGGTTCATCGTGAATCTTCTCGTCTCTGGCTGAAGATTCAGCGTTTGATGCCACAGTGTCCTCTGCATCATCCCCTACTTCGTCAACAGTGACAAACTCATCAATGTTAAATGGAAACGGTTCGTCATCGTTTTCCTGGAGAGCACAAATTCCTAATCAGCAATGCCCGTTTTCAGTTATAAGCCAGCAAACGTGTTAAATGTTGACACTTACCTTTTCCGTTGTCCTTGTTTTTGAGTGACCCCTTGAGGGCTGTGAGTTTTTGCTATGACTCTAAAATAAAGCAAACGATacaaatcaggccaaaacatcAACATTTCAGAGCGATTTCACAACTGAAGAAACAGAACCATCAAGGAAAAACAATAGCTTTATATATTTGATCCTTCTCACCCTGCGATCAACATCATGCCCCCTTGATCGCTTTGATGGAGGGCTGGATTCCCGCCTACTTCTTCGGGAGGATGACCCAGAGGATCCTCCACGCCTGGTGGTACTACTATCTTCTTCAGAATTACCCCTGCTCCTGTGCCTAGAAGCTGGCTCCTTTTCAGGGGACGAGGTGTCCACAGGCCTGCTTCTGGAACCAGTGTTCTGAgactttttctctttctctgcctGCTTTTTGTTCTCAGCCTGCTTTTTGTTCTCAGCTTGAGTGGTTTTCTTGGTCGCTTGAGCAGGCTTCTTTGAGCTTGATGAACCTTTTGTGGTTGTCTTCTCTGCAGCTTTTTTCTCCAACTCGGCCTTCTGTTTGGCTTCCTCTTCAGCACGTTTTAATGAAGACTGCAAGCGACACTGATGGACAGCTAATTCGAGGGCCTTCAAAATTTCCTGTGTAACCGGAGGAAAGTCCAGAGAGTTGTCATCAATCTGGAAGGGCTCAGGCACTGTTTGGGGAAAGTTTGAGGCACAATTAACTGTGACAGATGAATTACTGACAGTTTGATCAGAAGTGGAGGGCAAATCAGAAGCAGAATCTAAGGTTGGAATGGAGTCAGATGCAATGGCTGCAGGTTCGGTTTGATTACTAGACTCATGGCTAACATCCGCCTTCAAAGGTTCAGTTGGTGTCAAGTCATTCGATTGGCCCTCACACATGATCTTGAGATCCTGTGGTCCACTTTCTTCCTCTTTGACATCAGTGCTTTTGGTAGGTTCTTCTGGACTCTCGGTCTCCATGGCCTCTACTGTAGTTTCCTCACTGCTAACAGCTGAAGCAGCAATATCAATTTCTGACTTGGTCTCAATATTCTTGTCTTCTGCTAGCTTTTCACTGTCAATTTTGCTTTCTTCCACAGATGTCGGAACCAATTCTTTGGGAGCATCTTCAGCCTGTGGGATAAGCTGATTGTTGTTTGTCTGATCAGTTGTGTCAAATAAAACAGATACTGAGGAAGCCAATTCATGCTCTGCTTTAGCAGACTCCACTGAAACAGCAGATTCTCCTGAGGGAACTGAGGATGCCAATTCAAGATTTGTTATCCCAGACTCAAATGAAACTGCAGATTCTGAAGCAGGAACAGAGGATGTAACTTCAAGCTCTGTTTTCCCAGATTCAGAATCAGGAACAGAGGATTCAACTTCATGCTCCGTGTTCATGGATTCAACTGGAACTGCAGATTCTGATGCAGGAACAGATGATTCAACTTCAAGCTCTGCTTTCCCAGACTCACCTGAAATGGCAGATTCTGTTGCAGGAACAGATGATTCAACTTCAAGCTCTGCTTTCCCAGACTCAACTGAAACAGCAGATTCTGAAGAAGGAACAGAGGATACAATTTCAAGCTCCTTGTTCATAGACTCAGGTTCTGCACTGGGAACTAAGGATCCAGCTTCATGCTCTTTTTTCACAGATTCAGTCTCCGGGGTTACCATGACAGTTTCATTAACAGCTTGGGTATCCATCTCTGCTTTATTCTCAGGAGTAGTTGTTTCTGCATTAGCAGACGTATCAACTGCAATGTCTTTGGGAGCTGCAGTAACTTCAGTTGCAGCTGCGTTAGCATTCAAATTTTCTTTACTATGCACAGCAGATTCAGTAGATGCACTAGCAGATGCTGTCGCAGCTACTGTTTTTTTGGCTTTGACCGTATtaggttttttttctgttgctgCTGATTGACCAGGAGGCTTTGCTCTAAGAGAAAACATAAACATGAAAGTAAATTATTTTGACATTTCCAGAATgcgtaataaaaaaaataaaaataaaaaaaaagcaaaatatgtAGCTCTTCCCCTCTTACCCTTTTGCGTCTGGCTTCTTTTTCAgctgttaaataaataacaacatggTCACTTATTAATTAATTGCCACTGTAAAGGAATGTCAAGCCACACATGCAAAGGGCTAACAAAACCTGCTAAACTACCTTGATTGGTTTAGCCAGTTGAAAGTTGAGGGTATTGTTCTGGACTACACAACGGAACTTGAGGAAGCGGATGAAGATAGTCCTAGCAATAGTAGCATTCTCCATTTCAAAAATCATCTGAGAAcgaaagaaaattaaaaacaataaatacaacagctaagatcttttttaattttccttaaaaaaaaaaaaaaaaaaagatctgcagagatattatgtaaaaataggatttaataaatataaaagttaaatttaagtttCTTACCCTGCCatttagtggcaaaaccttctTGAAGTTACCATAGCGTTTGATTACAGTCTCTACTTCTTTGATTGCCTCAAGTGTTTTTGGCACATTACCAACAATGAGAAGGCGTTCTGGCAATGTGATGATTTCCTGTGGtcagaagggaaaaaaaaagatttactaTACATTACTATACAAGTCTGAGGCATGATACAAGTTATTATCTCTTCAGCATTTACTCACAGGTGATTTCTCCATGTCCATGAGCACTCTGAAAACTGACTCCTTTGAGGAGAAAAAGATAAGACGGTCAGTACTAATCAGTATTAATCAAGTATAAATGTACTTGAGATGTAATGCACTCTTATGTCCATTATGCCcatattgtgtttttaaatgagAACACAGACCGTTTAAAGTAACTATACGTAATACATCAGTAGGTATGAAATTCAGTGAAAACAGTAGATTCCTTTACAGCAGTATGCCACATCAACATAGTTTTAACAAAGGAGTATTATCAATACAGACATCATGAAAGAGGCCAAAGAAAACGTTGACAGAGGAATCTTAAGAAAAGTAAGTGACCATGAACGTGAGGTTGCAAACTGTTGATATATATAACCTTATCTATGTTTTCCCTATTTCAGAGTTTTGTAATTTGTCGGGGAGGTCAAGAATCATCTAACAGTCTCAACTAAGAATAGCATGCAAATAAATACATCTCATGGCAGGTTTGCAACCTTCCAAACCTATTTTGTCTAGTTAGTAATGGTCCAGGGGTTCTCAACTCGTCTCTGAGCTCTACTTTCCTGCAGATTTGAGCTCCAAATGTAATCAAACATATCTTAACAAGCTATTTAAGGACTTCAGGCTTACTAGAAAGTTACAGGTAGACGTGTTTGatcaaggttggagctaaactagGAAAGTAGACCTCGAAGGCCAGAGTTAAGAACCCCTGTAATAGTCTACACTGTCAAATATATATGTGCAATGTGGCCTAAATTGGGGGCTCTGAAGTCATAAAAATAACAGAAACAACATACAGTTGCTTTAATAAAATTGGGGTAAGAACCAAAACTTGTACAACTTGTATGTATCTAgaacattcataaaatatttttccCCCTCTGCATAACTTCAGACAGAGATGAAGTGCACACTCACAGTGTAGTTCAGGTCTATAGGTTGCATCATCATCTTTACGGTTATCTCGTTCTCTTGAACTTTAGCTGGGTTCTCAGAGCAGGCCTTCACCATTGCTTCAACTGCCTCTGTGTTGGGCATCTGCAGGTAGGCCTAAAAAGAattataaaaatactgttaaaatatataatacagtataatataaaataatattacacgttaacaacaacaatacatataatatataaaattaagatattacatttttaataaatagccTCTGATAGActaacgctgcattcacacgggcgTCAGCATTAACGCTTCTCAtgtactttgaatgggtgacgaCATGCATTGCCGAACagaattgtgggttccgtcgcGTCACTCATGTTGCTTGtggcagaagttgaagatttcgCAACTTTAAGCACCAACGCAGGCGTCAGCCAATAAGATCACAGACGCTAGCCAATCGCGTTCATGCAACACCAAAAAGTAATGTGACTGGCTGTTGTACTATGACGGTCCTGTCAGCTCAAGCTTTAGACATGCCCTTCGTCAAGCGTTGATGCTGACGccctgtgtgaatgcagcgtaaaGCCTTctaaagtattctcgtcacttcataacattgaggttgaaccactgtcgtcacatggactattttagcaatgtttttactacctttcttgaaagtgttttttgtgaCTCGGTCTATCGGAGGCCAGATAGCTtatggatttcattaaaaaatataatttatttgttttccgaagatgaacgatgGTCTTATGTGTTTGGtgctacatgagggtgagtaattattgactgatttttcatttttgggtgaactaaccctttaaaagatgcagtatgtaatattgacagctagcagttgaaatgggtactgcagaccaaatttaaaatataagagAGTCATTTCTCCCACCCCTACTCCTCAGACTCAACACTTACACAGGGTGCCAGATTGAAAAACAGGAACAAgagcaattgacaatgaaaagTGACAAGCCTTACACTGCCTAATATATACGTTagcaatgtttttaatgtttgcaaattATAAACCAGCTCATATCCATCCCAAGTAGTTGCCTGGATAAATCAGCCATCTTTAGCAGAAGATCAATGCTTAACTATCAAGGGGAAAAAAATTGCCAAATtagcatttgttttttaaagtcttTTTGGCTGGATGCCAAGGCTTTTTAAGttgggtagaatctgcgatctcAGTTTGTTTGCTGGATTCCATAGCTACAATATGCTGCGCTTTCTGGCAACTGACAGAACTGGCAACTAGTggtgtcgaaatactattggataaactcgAAGTGGGTGGGATCACATAGATATTCCGACCCAGAACGCATATTTCAAAGCgaaataactggctgtagcattgttttttttttatatagaaacGAGTATCTGAActtaatatgtttgcagatatttaggaaacatgctatggtattttttgtgctttagtgcagacaaaaacaaacaaaagcaaaCAATAAAGCACATACAGCACCCTTTAAAGTTATTACCTTTTGTTGAGTGATTGCTATGACAGGAGTTGCAGTGAACCCGTATGGTTTAGCAAGGTTGATGAGCTCATCCTCAGTAACCCCTTTCTCTGGAAGATTTGCAATCTCAACTATATTTTTTCTCCAGGGTATTTCCTGTAGTCAAAGAAGGAAGGTAGAAGTagtttttaattgtaaataaataaattaataaatacagtttaGAGGGAGAATGttatttaacacaaaataacatACCTTCTTCACAAGTTTCTTGGCAACTGGGGTCTCtgccaaattaaaaaaaatgttatacagATTGTCCAACATGGCCACAGGAACAACTACAAAGGAAGATGCAGTAACTTACCTGAATCCTTAGCAGGGGGCTTAGCTTTAGCTGTCTGTACCATCTTTTTGGGGTCATTCAGTTTTCCCTTGGTTACTTGAGATGTCTTGGAACCTGGCAACTCTTTTGCTTTAGCTGGCTGAGATGCCTTCACTGGGTTCGGACCTTTTACTGGGTTTGGACCCTTTACTGGGTTTGCACCTTTTACTGGGTTTGGACCCTTTACTGGGTTTGCACCTTTTACTGGGTTTGCACCTTTTACTGGGTTTGCACCCTTTACTTTTGCTGACTGAGTTGGTTTTGTCGTAGTCACTTCTTTTCTATAATAAGACACAAATGCATTCACAGAACCATTTGTAAAATGTTTGAAACaggcataaataaataaataaataaataaattaataataataataataataataataataataataataataatatcaacaGTTATTTCTAGATTCACTGCAAAACCACTGCATGCATGAGCACTTACTTCTTTACAGACTTTTCAGTCTTAACTGATTTCCTCTCATCATCATCTCTTGCATCCTACAAAAGTGCACAGATTGGATTTAATGCCAGGGCTTGGTATAGGTCACATCTCTAAGTGGACATGAAAGAGTCAAACATACCTTCTCCATGCAGATCTTGATGACCTGACCACGAATTGTCAGGTTCTTACAGTTGAGCAAAGCTTTGGCATCCTCCTCTCTCTCCATACACACAGAGGCCTGAAGAGAGAATCAAAAACGTTTACAACAGCTATACCAGCTACGCATTACACTGCCATGCAAACATTTGGGGTAagtacgtttttttttatttttggaatgactttcattcagcaaggactagtggttcaacggatcacaaaactcatggTTCGGATCATATCACGGTTATTAAGGCACggatcggatcatttttcggatcagcacaaaaaaaaattggggggtggggggtaactttgcatttattacataAAGCCCACTTTAACTACTCCGATACGACAGCagaaactactagcctaactgATACagtattaaaggcaagtgaacagactgtaaaaagaacaactactgtacaccaattacaagcatagataaatacaacataaagttacaaataaagtataaggtaTAACTGTGTTATTAATTTtcatgtacagaaatgtaataattaaatataaaatgacactgtataaatttaatatagattaatctttgttaaagctgtgttttgttgtatgatttacatgacagacaacagcagtaTAGGTtgttgtcactttaagagtaagaccccGTGCACATACACATCCGAATTTTCACCttgttcaattaagacataaccgaataCTTGCCGagattttgactgacataatgcatgtatgtgtccatccaagtgcattgaggacgcaaaagagaaatcaatttggagttcgcAAGCTATCTGAAatgcacct is a genomic window of Megalobrama amblycephala isolate DHTTF-2021 linkage group LG3, ASM1881202v1, whole genome shotgun sequence containing:
- the znf638 gene encoding zinc finger protein 638 isoform X2, whose translation is MSHPLYNPRGGLFPSGQRPVVPGQYGLGSQPRMELGPARLGPGSMSGSRGGLVNQPFSLGQRQSQISPDLEAAIDQNLRGAREEVRLLTQMLQQPKKPDPRMRKDTRDEVLSSGGSVFPGSSRSDEGDWSIYQGPGKLFGSSSLDRPSSSSQLFQSSGFGGASSGLDSQPPPEQRPSRYTSESASSILASFGLSNEDLELLSHYPDDQLTPDNLPFILRDIRMRKVKRDVDARSEYSKVIDYGHSSKFGYPEESSDGYASEHLPKESSKYGSEVSRPPFGGMDITKHPQPCQPAPAPVPKLQKPLPLDPRLMKTIPARPPAPQTVLPPTSRPPAQMPPQLGLLPMMAMDDISGGPNANWIPFLSPPVSVPATKRLPTPTMMNDYSAATPRIFPHTCSLCTIECVQIKDWLEHQNTNLHIESCRRLRKQYPDWNVEAVSVSRPEPKSEHSSSKRHTRSHSYSRSPSPKRHHDSSSRRKRSRSRSRSRSPRRYRRSRSHSRSPHRKSRVSPYRSRRSRSPPSQRSRSPGYSRRSPPRRSSPRRSSPSRQQRSSSGERLAMKLMSSAEFSSITDSNTLKAVVKSLAPALLAELAKKKSASSTSSSKGSSSSSWKRSSPPKRPEYPKTSRTSTTKTSSTPKHDVKPKARDAPGTSCLLRLIGVPHGTTSKELTDAIEPFGKIYTAILLKAIREASVCMEREEDAKALLNCKNLTIRGQVIKICMEKDARDDDERKSVKTEKSVKKKEVTTTKPTQSAKVKGANPVKGANPVKGANPVKGPNPVKGANPVKGPNPVKGPNPVKASQPAKAKELPGSKTSQVTKGKLNDPKKMVQTAKAKPPAKDSETPVAKKLVKKEIPWRKNIVEIANLPEKGVTEDELINLAKPYGFTATPVIAITQQKAYLQMPNTEAVEAMVKACSENPAKVQENEITVKMMMQPIDLNYTESVFRVLMDMEKSPEIITLPERLLIVGNVPKTLEAIKEVETVIKRYGNFKKVLPLNGRMIFEMENATIARTIFIRFLKFRCVVQNNTLNFQLAKPIKLKKKPDAKGAKPPGQSAATEKKPNTVKAKKTVAATASASASTESAVHSKENLNANAAATEVTAAPKDIAVDTSANAETTTPENKAEMDTQAVNETVMVTPETESVKKEHEAGSLVPSAEPESMNKELEIVSSVPSSESAVSVESGKAELEVESSVPATESAISGESGKAELEVESSVPASESAVPVESMNTEHEVESSVPDSESGKTELEVTSSVPASESAVSFESGITNLELASSVPSGESAVSVESAKAEHELASSVSVLFDTTDQTNNNQLIPQAEDAPKELVPTSVEESKIDSEKLAEDKNIETKSEIDIAASAVSSEETTVEAMETESPEEPTKSTDVKEEESGPQDLKIMCEGQSNDLTPTEPLKADVSHESSNQTEPAAIASDSIPTLDSASDLPSTSDQTVSNSSVTVNCASNFPQTVPEPFQIDDNSLDFPPVTQEILKALELAVHQCRLQSSLKRAEEEAKQKAELEKKAAEKTTTKGSSSSKKPAQATKKTTQAENKKQAENKKQAEKEKKSQNTGSRSRPVDTSSPEKEPASRHRSRGNSEEDSSTTRRGGSSGSSSRRSRRESSPPSKRSRGHDVDRRSHSKNSQPSRGHSKTRTTEKENDDEPFPFNIDEFVTVDEVGDDAEDTVASNAESSARDEKIHDEPDLHTIISPIAQSNQANTSEHTDKIIPSETRDPGVIECTDKMDIKTEDSTPVVEVVASQKPEEHELQEESVDKPLGTDGMETAVVKSETGELCIVAESVSAEMDANVETHSKESTDNGVLDKFDPSQSVSSSPSEKEGCPPTSTETLVKSEDDHPEQPETSAPEIDSKDEAISELPSHDALVTLDEVSEGEEEYLDESNEDQHSKADEVPEALLTVDEVGDDETGGEEYQLDKELQGLVTLDEIVDEEEEFDSFNPETLVTLDEAKGDDEEIEELEQSEAKPTSPSKTTQIIPEEPVKSPSQEEDACDLDELRKMNFVTVDEVGEEEEEEPSEEIKEEKQVKKRATRAKKRARQTPVRRSTRGKRGATKSAEEAEEPEMSAECEPAAATSVSESPPATVESMDLDVKPEPQKAETVKVPDSLCAEVSSGSEEDRPIAKDDDNSKSENDIVGTPVPDKKSTVKEESKQRREMEPIQEPETKKARSQSPVIEDFTLPPFSPDNPIGVDFVVPKTGFFCRLCSLFYGNEETAKKNHCSSLRHYQNMEKYYKKLKSQQQGGCSTQTTSSQSSASE
- the znf638 gene encoding zinc finger protein 638 isoform X1, yielding MIKSNKKLNSQDGATNAITSNNVNKQVNNLALFCQPNAPNSFSLFLESFVPPVANSLRHFGSLPLFGPVSLQLAQIKTQLALHQLNAIAGTSVAPSAVATPALTLLNLLKVTMSHPLYNPRGGLFPSGQRPVVPGQYGLGSQPRMELGPARLGPGSMSGSRGGLVNQPFSLGQRQSQISPDLEAAIDQNLRGAREEVRLLTQMLQQPKKPDPRMRKDTRDEVLSSGGSVFPGSSRSDEGDWSIYQGPGKLFGSSSLDRPSSSSQLFQSSGFGGASSGLDSQPPPEQRPSRYTSESASSILASFGLSNEDLELLSHYPDDQLTPDNLPFILRDIRMRKVKRDVDARSEYSKVIDYGHSSKFGYPEESSDGYASEHLPKESSKYGSEVSRPPFGGMDITKHPQPCQPAPAPVPKLQKPLPLDPRLMKTIPARPPAPQTVLPPTSRPPAQMPPQLGLLPMMAMDDISGGPNANWIPFLSPPVSVPATKRLPTPTMMNDYSAATPRIFPHTCSLCTIECVQIKDWLEHQNTNLHIESCRRLRKQYPDWNVEAVSVSRPEPKSEHSSSKRHTRSHSYSRSPSPKRHHDSSSRRKRSRSRSRSRSPRRYRRSRSHSRSPHRKSRVSPYRSRRSRSPPSQRSRSPGYSRRSPPRRSSPRRSSPSRQQRSSSGERLAMKLMSSAEFSSITDSNTLKAVVKSLAPALLAELAKKKSASSTSSSKGSSSSSWKRSSPPKRPEYPKTSRTSTTKTSSTPKHDVKPKARDAPGTSCLLRLIGVPHGTTSKELTDAIEPFGKIYTAILLKAIREASVCMEREEDAKALLNCKNLTIRGQVIKICMEKDARDDDERKSVKTEKSVKKKEVTTTKPTQSAKVKGANPVKGANPVKGANPVKGPNPVKGANPVKGPNPVKGPNPVKASQPAKAKELPGSKTSQVTKGKLNDPKKMVQTAKAKPPAKDSETPVAKKLVKKEIPWRKNIVEIANLPEKGVTEDELINLAKPYGFTATPVIAITQQKAYLQMPNTEAVEAMVKACSENPAKVQENEITVKMMMQPIDLNYTESVFRVLMDMEKSPEIITLPERLLIVGNVPKTLEAIKEVETVIKRYGNFKKVLPLNGRMIFEMENATIARTIFIRFLKFRCVVQNNTLNFQLAKPIKLKKKPDAKGAKPPGQSAATEKKPNTVKAKKTVAATASASASTESAVHSKENLNANAAATEVTAAPKDIAVDTSANAETTTPENKAEMDTQAVNETVMVTPETESVKKEHEAGSLVPSAEPESMNKELEIVSSVPSSESAVSVESGKAELEVESSVPATESAISGESGKAELEVESSVPASESAVPVESMNTEHEVESSVPDSESGKTELEVTSSVPASESAVSFESGITNLELASSVPSGESAVSVESAKAEHELASSVSVLFDTTDQTNNNQLIPQAEDAPKELVPTSVEESKIDSEKLAEDKNIETKSEIDIAASAVSSEETTVEAMETESPEEPTKSTDVKEEESGPQDLKIMCEGQSNDLTPTEPLKADVSHESSNQTEPAAIASDSIPTLDSASDLPSTSDQTVSNSSVTVNCASNFPQTVPEPFQIDDNSLDFPPVTQEILKALELAVHQCRLQSSLKRAEEEAKQKAELEKKAAEKTTTKGSSSSKKPAQATKKTTQAENKKQAENKKQAEKEKKSQNTGSRSRPVDTSSPEKEPASRHRSRGNSEEDSSTTRRGGSSGSSSRRSRRESSPPSKRSRGHDVDRRSHSKNSQPSRGHSKTRTTEKENDDEPFPFNIDEFVTVDEVGDDAEDTVASNAESSARDEKIHDEPDLHTIISPIAQSNQANTSEHTDKIIPSETRDPGVIECTDKMDIKTEDSTPVVEVVASQKPEEHELQEESVDKPLGTDGMETAVVKSETGELCIVAESVSAEMDANVETHSKESTDNGVLDKFDPSQSVSSSPSEKEGCPPTSTETLVKSEDDHPEQPETSAPEIDSKDEAISELPSHDALVTLDEVSEGEEEYLDESNEDQHSKADEVPEALLTVDEVGDDETGGEEYQLDKELQGLVTLDEIVDEEEEFDSFNPETLVTLDEAKGDDEEIEELEQSEAKPTSPSKTTQIIPEEPVKSPSQEEDACDLDELRKMNFVTVDEVGEEEEEEPSEEIKEEKQVKKRATRAKKRARQTPVRRSTRGKRGATKSAEEAEEPEMSAECEPAAATSVSESPPATVESMDLDVKPEPQKAETVKVPDSLCAEVSSGSEEDRPIAKDDDNSKSENDIVGTPVPDKKSTVKEESKQRREMEPIQEPETKKARSQSPVIEDFTLPPFSPDNPIGVDFVVPKTGFFCRLCSLFYGNEETAKKNHCSSLRHYQNMEKYYKKLKSQQQGGCSTQTTSSQSSASE